In Bradyrhizobium sp. WBOS07, the genomic window CGGCGCAAGGCGACTCCTGCGCCGGACGGAACAGCGTTTGTTTGCGAGCGGTCAGCCCCGGTAGATCGGCGCGCCGCTCGGAGAGGCCACCGCGCCGCCATCGACGAAGATCTCCTGGCCCTGCACATGTGCGGCATCGTCGGAGGCGAGGAACAGCACTGTCTTGGCAACGTGATCGGTCTCGCCGATGCGCCCCAAAGGCGTCGACAGCGCGATCCGCCTCTCGAACGCCTGCTCGGCTTCCGGCGTTGCCGTCGCAGGTCCCCAGATCGGCGTGCGGATCGCGCCGGGCGCCACGACATTGACGCGAATGCCGCGCGGCGACAGCTCCGAGGCCATGATCCGCGCCATCGCCCGCACGCCGGCCTTGGCGGCGCCGTAGGCGGAGTAGCCGGGAATGCCGAGCACGGAGATCACCGAGCCGTTGAGGACGATCGAGGCGTTGTCGTTGAGATAGGGCAGCGCCGCCTGCACCGTGAAGAACACGCCGGTCAGGTTGGTGCTGATGACCTTCTCGAACACGTCAAGCGTAGCCGATCCCAGCGGCGTGCCGCCGGCGATGCCGGCATTGGCGAACACGATGTCGAACTTGCCGAATTTCTCGGCGCCCTGCCTGATCGCCGCTTCGGTCGCGGCGATGTCGGTGGCATCGGCGGCGAGCGCGAGCGCGTTCGGCCCGAGCTCTTTCCCGGCCGCTTCCAGCGTCTCCTTGTTGCGCCCGGTGATTACCACCTTGGCGCCCTCGGCCACGAACAGCTTTGCGGTCGCAAGGCCGATGCCGCTATTGCCGCCGGTGATCAGGGCCGTCTTGTTCGTCAGTCTCACGCTCGCCTCCAGTGGTTGCATCATAAAACTAGGTTGCCATCTAGGGCATATGGTTTTATGATGCAACCACACAAGCGCGTGATCGGCGCTCGAATCGTGCGAACGTGGCAGGACCGGAACGATGGTGAAACGAACGAGCTTCGAGGGCGATTCCTGCCCGATCGCACGCTCGCTGGAGGCGCTCGGCGACTGGTGGTCGCTGCTGATCATCCGCGAGGCGCTGTTCGGCGTGCGCCGCTTCGGCGAATTCCAGAGCAAGCTCGGCATGGCCAAGAACATCCTGTCCGTGCGGCTGCGTTCGCTGGTCGATCACGGCATTCTGGAAATCGCCCCCGCCTCGGACGGCAGCGCCTATCAGGAATATGTGTTGACGGCGAAGGGCCGCGGCACCTTCCCGATCCTGGTGGCGCTGCGGCAATGGAGCGAGGAGTTCGACGACCACCCCGAGGAGATCGCGACCATCCTGGTCGATCGCGAGAAGGGCCGCCCGGTGAAGAAGCTGGAAATGCGCGCGGCGGATGGGCGCCTGCTCTCGCCGGCGGAGACGATGCTGAAGCCGCGGCCGTCGCGACGGCGGTCGGCGTGACAGCGCCAGGAAGACATGGGTGGTCCGGAGCGAATTCGACCAGATATGCGCAAGGCTCCGGTCTCGTGCCCCGGACGCGGCGCAGCGTCCCTTCGACGATGCGCTGCAGAGCCGGGGCCCATGTTGCGGCGAACCGCGCGGACTGCTGGGTCCCGGCTCTGCGCAGCAACGCCAAGAGCGTTGCAGCGCGTCCGGGACACGAGAGAGATGGCCGGCGCCGCTACGACAGTTTGCGCTTGCTCCGCAGCCTCAGATGCTCGTCGGCCTCGAGCTTGGTCATGCCCAGCAGATAATGCAGCACGGCGAGCTTGTGCTGCTCGGCGAGCTTGCGTAGCGCCCCGACTTGCTCGGCGATGAAGGCGACGGCCTCGTCCGCGCCGCCCTCTCCCGGTTCCTCGTGACGCGAGCCTCGCGCCGCGCCGACAGGGGCGCGCACCCGTTTCTTCCCCGGCCTAGTCACCAGACCCCACCCGAATCCATGCCCCAGACGACATTACGCCGACATCGATCGCAACTCCAAGGTGGTGTTTTGCAACTTTTTCGATATGAAACTTTTCCCATTCGACGGACCTTCGGCACCCCTCGATTTGACAGCGGAGGCCTCACCACCCATGTTCGGGTCGAAACGGCCGATCCGAATCCTTTCGTTTTCGGCCTCAGATTTTCCCGTAAGTTACTGGAACTACATGAATATCGTCATTGTGGAGTCGCCGGCGAAAGCCAAGACGATCAACAAATATTTGGGCTCGTCCTATGAGGTTCTGGCCTCGTTCGGCCATGTCCGCGACCTGCCCGCGAAGAACGGCTCCGTCGATCCCGATGCCAATTTCAAGATGATC contains:
- a CDS encoding helix-turn-helix domain-containing protein yields the protein MVKRTSFEGDSCPIARSLEALGDWWSLLIIREALFGVRRFGEFQSKLGMAKNILSVRLRSLVDHGILEIAPASDGSAYQEYVLTAKGRGTFPILVALRQWSEEFDDHPEEIATILVDREKGRPVKKLEMRAADGRLLSPAETMLKPRPSRRRSA
- a CDS encoding SDR family oxidoreductase → MRLTNKTALITGGNSGIGLATAKLFVAEGAKVVITGRNKETLEAAGKELGPNALALAADATDIAATEAAIRQGAEKFGKFDIVFANAGIAGGTPLGSATLDVFEKVISTNLTGVFFTVQAALPYLNDNASIVLNGSVISVLGIPGYSAYGAAKAGVRAMARIMASELSPRGIRVNVVAPGAIRTPIWGPATATPEAEQAFERRIALSTPLGRIGETDHVAKTVLFLASDDAAHVQGQEIFVDGGAVASPSGAPIYRG